One window of Hippoglossus stenolepis isolate QCI-W04-F060 chromosome 1, HSTE1.2, whole genome shotgun sequence genomic DNA carries:
- the mesd gene encoding LRP chaperone MESD, protein MASDFRWRCVLLLLCACLLCGLAADSKEKPQKKKNIRDYNDADMARLLEQWEKDDDIEEGDLPEHKRSPPPVDFSKMDPSKPEELLKMSKKGKTLMVFATVTGDPTEKETEEITGLWQGSLFNANFDIQRFVVGSNRVIFMLRDGSLAWEVKDYLVAQERCMDVTVEGQVFPGKPSKKGGGKDNQQNEVNTKKKSKKKTESKKPDFEGNSASPQKIEL, encoded by the exons ATGGCGTCCGACTTCAGGTGGagatgtgtgctgctgctgctctgcgcCTGTTTGCTCTGTGGTTTAGCGGCTGACAGCAAAGAGAAGCCccagaaaaagaagaacatcCGTGACTACAACGATGCAGACATGGCGCGGCTGCTGGAACAGTGGGAG AAGGATGATGACATTGAGGAAGGTGACCTCCCAGAGCACAAGAGGTCTCCTCCCCCGGTCGACTTCTCCAAGATGGACCCCTCGAAGCCAGAGGAGCTGCTCAAGATGTCCAAGAAGGGCAAGACTCTGATGGTGTTTGCCACAGTGACAGGGGATCCCActgagaaagagacggaggagatCACAGGCCTGTGGCAGGGCAGCCTCTTCAACGCCAACTTTGATATTCAGAG GTTCGTGGTGGGTTCCAACAGGGTGATCTTCATGCTGCGAGACGGCAGTCTGGCCTGGGAGGTCAAAGACTATCTTGTGGCCCAGGAACGCTGCATGGATGTCACAGTGGAGGGACAGGTGTTCCCTGGAAAGCCTTCCAAGAAGGGCGGTGGCAAAGATAACCAGCAGAATGAAGTCAACACcaagaagaagagcaagaagaagaCGGAGAGCAAGAAGCCGGACTTTGAGGGGAACAGCGCCAGTCCTCAGAAAATTGAGCTGTGA
- the tlnrd1 gene encoding talin rod domain-containing protein 1: MASGGSGKSASDGSTSTPSGSLQQRKRLSSICDTCKGKMQLVADLLLLASETRPVMTHEGVAVADTFDQCRDTVIARTKELSILTHDIQSQLNMGRFTEVGDRLLEMADLVVSLTEYSAHAAYLAAVETPGSQPCMSGLVDRYKVTRCRHEVEQSCGILRITPLPDLTPQLLLELSQNISTNLKTLTDISSLASERSRDRFAKEQFKLSVKSMSTSGTAFLACVKEVKTQPSELTRNRCVLFSAALVQAVSALVGFATEPQFLGRAASISTEGKGVQTAVLGGAMSVVSACVLLTQGLRDVAQHPESSSKMADYRERLRNSACAVSDGCTLLTQALRERSSPRTLPPVNSHSVN, encoded by the coding sequence ATGGCTAGTGGTGGTTCTGGCAAATCGGCTAGCGACGGATCAACCAGCACACCCAGTGGCAGTTTGCAGCAGAGGAAGCGTCTCTCCTCCATATGCGACACATGTAAGGGCAAGATGCAGCTGGTGGCTGACCTCCTCCTGCTGGCCAGTGAAACTCGGCCAGTAATGACCCACGAAGGTGTAGCGGTGGCCGACACCTTTGACCAGTGCCGTGACACGGTCATCGCCAGGACTAAAGAACTCTCCATTCTCACCCACGACATCCAGAGCCAGCTCAACATGGGCCGCTTCACCGAGGTGGGGGACCGCCTCTTGGAGATGGCAGACCTTGTGGTGTCTCTGACTGAGTACTCAGCCCATGCCGCTTACCTTGCAGCCGTGGAGACCCCTGGCTCTCAGCCCTGCATGTCGGGTCTGGTGGACAGATACAAAGTGACCCGCTGCCGACACGAGGTGGAGCAGAGTTGCGGCATCCTCCGAATCACACCCCTGCCAGACCTCACCCCCCAACTCCTCCTCGAGCTCTCTCAAAACATCTCCACCAACCTCAAGACTCTGACAGATATCTCGTCGCTGGCCAGCGAGAGGTCTAGGGACCGATTTGCGAAAGAGCAATTCAAGTTGAGCGTCAAGAGCATGAGCACGAGCGGCACGGCCTTCCTGGCGTGTGTCAAGGAGGTGAAAACCCAGCCCAGTGAGCTGACCAGGAACCGCTGTGTCCTTTTTAGTGCCGCCCTGGTCCAGGCTGTCAGCGCCCTGGTTGGGTTCGCCACAGAGCCTCAGTTCCTGGGAAGAGCTGCAAGTATCTCCACTGAAGGGAAGGGGGTACAGACCGCAGTTTTAGGGGGGGCCATGAGTGTGGTTTCAGCCTGTGTCCTCCTCACTCAGGGCCTTAGGGACGTTGCCCAGCATCCAGAGAGCAGCTCCAAAATGGCAGACTACCGGGAGCGTCTGCGTAACTCGGCGTGCGCCGTGTCAGATGGCTGCACTCTGCTCACTCAGGCACTCAGAGAACGCTCCTCTCCAAGGACTCTGCCGCCAGTCAACTCTCATTCTGTGAATTAG